The DNA sequence taaaatctttaaacaaaaaaaaaaaaaaaaaaaaaaaagaacctcagaaTAATATACTGCTTAAAATACAACtgaggggagcgcctgggtggctcagtgggttaagccgctgccttcggctcaggtcatgatctcttcggctcaggtcatgatctcttcggctcaggtcatgatctcggggtcccgggatcaagtcccatggcgggctctctgctcagcggggagcctgcttcctcctctctctctctctctgcctgcctctctgcctacttgtgatctctgtctgtcaaataaataaataaaatctttaaaaaaaaaacaatacaactAATAAGGAATTGTACTGGTCACGATCTGGTCACGCAAGCATGCTTaaagatgaccttgagaaaaatatgtattagcAGCGGGCCTCTGGTGGAGAGGATGATACACATCCCTGAAGCAGAGCAGCCAGGGATGACCCTCTCGCTCAGGGCAGACCACCACCTGCTTCCGTGCCTGCATCCCTTTATCGTAGCCTCCCCTGCCTCAGAGAAAGCCTCTGCGCTTGCTCAATAAATTCCATGCTGCGGGACCAGACACACCTCTCCTCTTCTTGTTGACCTGTAAGACTTGTGATCAACATATGACTCACATTCCTTCTTGTTTACCTACAAGACCTATGGCTAATTATAACCACCTTCTCCTTTGTTGGTCATCTTATATCTTATAAATAGGGGACGGAGTTGTTGAGTTGTTCCGGGTGACAGTCCTTCCAGCTGTCGTCCTGGCTCCCTCTCTCTTACAGCTgccttgtttgtgcctcattcttctcccacgCACCGTCAGGAAGCGTGTACATCTGTCACCTCTTGCTGCACCCTTCAAGTAATCTTACGATTTGGTCAGGTGCACCCCAGTGAAGGTGGAGAAACACAGCAGCCCCCAACCCATTTCCCCTCAGCTCCCCTGCCTCTACCAAAGCCAGGTGAAAAGGGAAAATAGCAGGaaagaaaccttgatgtttgtagCAAAAGTAATTGTCCCCAAGATGTATTCTTAGCTTCCCCCTTCTCATAGGCGAGCTCTAAAGTATTCTCTAGCCACGAGGGTGCCCAGATAAAAACTTTTCCACGTTCTCTTGCAGCAGGAGGCTCGCACGtgaagttctggccaatgagatgggAGGGGGAATGAAGGTGGTAGATTCACGGTGATGCCCTTCAAAGAAAGGAACAATCCACTTTCCTTACCAACCTGCCATTAGGCACACATAGGGGACAAGGTGTGGTTAGAATCAGCCTCCAGACAACCTCAAGGATCAGAACCTCACTGCCATCCCAACCCTTACTTAGTCACTTGAACTTCTtgcagttttattgaggtataactgaaaAAACGTGTTCTGTATTTAAGGTATATAAcctgttttaatttacatatactGTGCATTGATCACAATTAAGCTATGGAACGTTAACAATTCACATTGTTACCatgttcatttgtgtgtgtgtgtgagcacattTAAGATCTATCCTCTTTGCAAATTTCAAGTACACGACACAGCACTGAGAGCAACGGACCCAGGGCTGTACATTAGATttctaatttagatttttaaataaagagaaggaaatttccATCTTGCCTCTATTAAAGCAACCAAATCAGCGCCCTAACAAATCAAAGCTACTCACAAGATTTCACCTGCTTTTTCCTGACATTTTTCCAGGGCCAGGCCCACTATCCGGCTTTTCTGTTTTGGGAGTAGTTACAACTTCTCACACTCCCCTATCCGCTGAGGCCCTGAAAGCTTCTCAAGAGCAGGAAGGATATCTCTTATTTCCAAGGAATCCTCTGCCCCCAGTACAATCTTGGCAACTAGCAGATGTTCCTAGATGACTACGGACTGGCTCGGTGCCAAGAGCGGATGGGATACAGGAGTAAAAGGAAGGAtgggcaaagagaaaaagagagagaaaaagatctcaggccaagaaaaataatttacatagtaTTTACACTCTGTCCCCTCAGATTACCCAGcataaatgggaaagaaaaaagaatacaaagcaaTAGGGCATTACAAAGTAACCAACTCGATGAATCCTATGTTgggatgaaatattttaattagacAGCAGCACATAATACTGTACAGTGAGCACACCCAGCTCCAGGAGATGCCCTCCAGGTTAGAAGGAAGGTCTCAAAATTAAGTGAATTTGTGAGAGCCTGGCCCCCTgctcaggggagggagagggaacggAATGAACAAAGCATGGAGGTCTGCTCTCCGGTCACTCGTAGATCCAGCTCTGAGCACAGCTCTTGTAATCCACCAGCTCTTCAGGCTGGAACCACAAGCCAATCTCCTTCTCCGCACTCTCCACAGAGTCGCTGCCGTGGATAATGTTCCtggatgggggagagagaaggccCCGTTACCGAGACCCAAAGGATTGAACAGCGCGGAAGCCCCCCGGCTCCCAGTGCCAGAAAGCTGACAGCCCCCTACAGCAGAAAAAGCCAGAGCCCCCTGCACCTGAGTCCACAGTAAAAGAAAAAGCCCACCGCCGTGGTTCAGGTGGGGGTGAAGAATGCCCTCCCTGTGTTCCAGTCCTCAGAGCAACACCAACGTGAGCAGAGAGGGGACTCTCTGGCCAGCATTCGGTGCTGTAACCGGTTCTACCCTCTGAAGCCAGGCGCAACCACATGGATGCTGACGGTCGAGGGCAGAGAACTCACCAAACCAAACACcaaattcagagagaaagaaacaaaagaactgaTTTTAAATTGATCTGCTTATGGTTATCATGTCCATCCCAGCCTCAggaacccaatttttttttttaaagatctttttttcttttcttttcttttctttttttttttaatttgacagacagagatcacaggtaggcagagaggcaggcagagagagagggaagcagactccccactgagcagagatcccgattcggggctcgatcccaggaccctgggatcatgacccaagctgaaggcagagactttaacccaccgagccacccaggtgcccctcttttctttttcttttttttttttttttaagtaatctgtacacccaaagTAGGGctgggctcgaacttacaaccccaagatctacaatcacatgctctacttctaccaactgagccagccaagagccTGAGGAACCCAAATGCTTGTCATCTAATTCAGATTTTGGAAAATGGCAAAAGCACCCACTCCCACCTGCCAACTTGGATGCAGAAGTCCCCACGGATGGTCCCAGGCTTGGAGTCTGCAGGGTTGGTCTCCCCGAGCATCACTCGGCCCGTCTTCACCACGTTCAGGCCCTCCCAGACCTGCAAGGATAAAAGAACATATGGTCAAGGAAGAAAACCCACCTCAGCAGAAAATCTGGAATCTAtcaattcaaaaaaagaaaaaaaaaaaaagcccctttaACACTGAAGGAATAATTATGGAGCAGCTACTTATTCCAGCACTGGGAATAGTAgtctccctgctcccactcctGTTTTTCTACAATCCATTCCcaacacagcagccagagcaGCCTTTTAGAAATACCTCGTTAGACCTCCCCTAACGTCCGTCCGGGAGCTCAGGAAGTGCATGGCCAGCACAGCCTTGCCTGAtctggcccaggcccaggcctctGAACTCTTGTCATCTGACCCTCTCTTTCACCTACCAGGCTCCAACTGCTCCAGCCTTCTTTCTGTACTTCAGAAAGTTCAggccctttgcacatgctgttttctTGTTGAGACTGTTCTTCAGCGTGACTTTGTGTAAGTCTGGCTCTTTCTTCTCACTCCGATTTCAGCTCATAAAGCATGCTCCTTAACCACCCAATCTAAAGTGGCTACTGCTGTCCCATCACCCTGTTTCATTTCTGTGCATATCACTAATCATTAGCacgtacatttttttcttcattatgtgCCTTCAAGATGTGTAAGTGAGCAAAGCTATGAAAATAAGTACTTATTTGCCTCATTCATGACTGTATTCCTGGTGTCTGGAAGAGAGCCTGGCACAATGATAACCAATACATACTTGGAGGAAAATTACTGCAGGAAGCAAGAGACAATCTCGTTGCCCTCCTAAAGTGTAGAATCAGGCCGACCTCTCCTGATTGCTCCCCGCTCTGAGTCGCTGTGGGTCCTCAGTTTAGCAAACAAATGCATTGTGCCTTCAGTGGGTCAGAGACCTAACTCACATCCTAACTGCCCAATCCTCCCAGCCCCCATCTCCTCTGTATCAGTAAGGACCTGACGTCAGAGGCAGGAATCACACGCCTCACACTCGGCTCCCAGTGGAGTCGTTCACATCGATATCTCACCCATGCACACTCACCATGGCAACCACGGGCCCTGACTGCATGTACTTGACCAAGCCGGCAAAGAAGGGACGGTCCTTCAGGTCGATGTAGTGCTCCTTGAGAAGGTCTTCAGAAGCCTATTGTGCAGGATAAAGAATGAGAAATGGCCCCCCAAGCCTTCTAAGAACTAACAATCTAGTTATTTCCCATTCACTGCTGTCTAAAACGTGAGCACTTGGGACctgtaggtggctcagtcgttaagcgtctgccttgggctcaggtcataatcccagggtcctgggatcaagccccacatcaggctccctgctcagcggagaacctgcttttccctctcccacttcccctgcttgtgttccctctctcgcagtgtctctgtcaaataaataaaatcttaaaaataaatcagtaaaataaaatgtgagctcTTTGCTGATTCTGTTGTAATGCAATCCACTCCCACCAGTACCAGAGGCAAGTGATGCCAGAGAGACTCAAAGGGCTTCAGCTTTGTGCCAATTCCCCCCTATTGGCCTTGATTGATGGGAATAAAACCACAGAACATTAGAATCAGATCCAGCCATGCCACCGTAGACAGTAAAACAATACGATGAATTTCCATTCATTGAGAGCAAGCCTCAACTCAAAAGTCAGAGGGaagttgggggtggtggggtcTTGGCATTCGACAGGAAGCAAACTGAACCCAGCCATGTCCCAGGGAGATGGCACGTTTACCCAGGAAAGGAAGGCCAGGGGCCAGGTGGGACAATTATGTGATCCCCACAAGTATTTCACAAACCACTCAAAAGTACATGACATCCAGCAATAAAGAAGTTTGCTGAAGAAGGACTTAGAAACTCTCCCTCTGCGAGGCTGGTGTGTGGGGACAAAACAAGTCAGCCAGAGAGCAAACCACCTGCTTGGCAATTCCGACTCCCTCAGCCAGGCTCTCTCAAGGCACACAGGCTTGTTCAGGGTCTGACAAGGACGCTTCCTTCTCCCAGTTCTGTACCCTGCGCACTGCACTCATACCCACAACTGAGGACAGCCACTGCCAGAAAGCACAACCAGAGCGACCCCTCACTCTGCCTCCGGTTGGCAGTTCCTTGCGGAAAAGGACACAGCCAAGTGACCACGCCCCCTCAGCAATTCACTCTTGGCCACGCCCCAGTCCCAACGGAAGACTGGTAGTGGTGGTCTCCCGACACACGCTCACTGGACCTGTCCTTCCCTCAACACTCTTTCAATTCTACTAATTGGTTCAAACTGTTTTGGGGGGGAAGGAGTGGTTCTGGTtatctttactgtttttttaagatttttttaacttatttagaaagagagagaaagagagagagagcataagcaggggggagggatagagggaaaagcagactccctgctgagcagggagcccaatgcggggcaggaccctgggatcatgacctgagctgaaggcagatgcttaaccaactgagccacccaggtgccccgggggcTGGTTATCTTTAGTCTGCGGAACAGATTACAgggtttttttggaggggggacaTCAAGTTTTcccttgcctccctcccccatgTCAGATATAAACAACCGGCAAACTCCTGGCAGCTGTCCCTCCTCCCATTCTTCCTCAAGCCcacaacctttttatttttttaattttttttttaagattttatttatttat is a window from the Neovison vison isolate M4711 chromosome 5, ASM_NN_V1, whole genome shotgun sequence genome containing:
- the LOC122906567 gene encoding nucleoside diphosphate kinase A, with the protein product MANCERTFIAIKPDGVQRSLVGEIIKRFEQKGFRLVAMKLIQASEDLLKEHYIDLKDRPFFAGLVKYMQSGPVVAMVWEGLNVVKTGRVMLGETNPADSKPGTIRGDFCIQVGRNIIHGSDSVESAEKEIGLWFQPEELVDYKSCAQSWIYE